Proteins co-encoded in one Erinaceus europaeus chromosome X, mEriEur2.1, whole genome shotgun sequence genomic window:
- the LOC103109726 gene encoding melanoma-associated antigen B10-like, whose amino-acid sequence MPRGHKSKLRAREKRRKARSDTQSLQDVQATEDKQSLSSASLSGGKPQKSSVAVPGSKTRGSRKVNNAGPSSRKSGEGAKSRNDERPSTSQALSHTDHPNRRPIDQKAIMLVQFMVRKHNNKEPITKADILKHVIKKHSAHFNEIFTKASELMVLAFGIDVLEVDSTQHYYVLVSKLQSSRNKKITPKTGLLMTILCVIFMKGNCATEEDIWEVLNVMGIYDGRKHFIYGEPRKLLTQELVQEQYLEYRQVPNTNPPRYEFLWGPRAHMETSKMKVLEFLAKIHDTVPTAFPSWYEEAAQDEEARAQVTIGARAPTRVLSGRFYF is encoded by the coding sequence AAAAGGCGCAAGGCTCGAAGTGACACCCAGTCACTTCAGGATGTTCAAGCAACAGAGGACAAACAGTCCCTgtcctctgcttctctttctggtGGTAAGCCCCAGAAATCCTCTGTTGCTGTGCCAGGTAGCAAAACCCGTGGTTCACGGAAAGTCAACAATGCAGGTCCTTCCAGCCGAAAATCTGGCGAAGGCGCCAAGAGTCGAAATGATGAAAGGCCAAGTACCTCCCAGGCACTGTCCCACACTGATCATCCCAATAGAAGGCCTATAGACCAGAAAGCCATTATGCTGGTGCAATTCATGGTACGCAAGCATAACAACAAGGAGCCTATAACAAAGGCAGATATACTTAAGCATGTTATCAAAAAGCACAGTGCTCATTTCAATGAAATCTTTACAAAAGCTTCTGAGCTAATGGTGCTAGCATTTGGTATTGATGTGCTGGAAGTCGACTCTACCCAGCATTACTATGTCCTGGTCAGTAAACTGCAGAGTTCACGTAATAAGAAGATAACTCCCAAGACTGGCCTCCTAATGACTATTCTTTGTGTCATCTTTATGAAAGGCAACTGCGCTACTGAGGAAGATATTTGGGAAGTGCTTAATGTGATGGGTATATATGATGGAAGAAAGCACTTCATCTATGGTGAACCCAGGAAGCTCCTCACTCAAGAGCTGGTGCAGGAGCAGTACCTAGAATACCGCCAGGTTCCCAACACTAATCCTCCCCGCTATGAGTTTCTCTGGGGCCCAAGAGCTCACATGGAAACTAGCAAAATGAAAGTTCTAGAGTTCTTGGCTAAAATCCATGATACAGTGCCTACTGCCTTTCCATCCTGGTATGAGGAGGCAGCCCAAGATGAGGAAGCGAGAGCTCAAGTGACAATTGGAGCCAGAGCCCCTACTAGGGTCCTTTCTGGCAGATTTTACTTCTAA